A stretch of DNA from Euzebyales bacterium:
CGCATCGCGTCTAGCAGGCCGTCGAGGTGCATCACGCCGCCGCCGAAGATCAGGCGTGCTGGCGAGAGGATGTAGGTCATGGTGGCCGCCATCTGCGAAAGGTAGTCGGCCTCGAGGTCGACGGCCCCACGCAGCTCGTCACCTGCGAGATCATGCGCTGGCGTGCCCCAGCGGTCGCCGATTGCCGGGCCCGCGGCCAGGCCCTCCAGGCAGTCACGGTGGAACGGGCAGCGGCCGGCGTAGGTGTCATCAGGATGCCGGGCGACCGGCACGTGTCCCATCTCGGGATGCAGCAGGCCGTGGATCAGCTGCCCGCCCAGCAGACCACCGCCGCCGATGCCCGTGCCAACCGTGACGTAGACGCACGACTTGACATCCGTGGCCGCGCCCCACCGCGCCTCGCCCAGCGCCGCACCGTTGACGTCCGTGTCGAAGCCGATCGGCACGTCGGCGACCTCGCGCAGCGGCGTCAGCACATCGGTGTCGCGCCAACCGGGCTTGGGCGTCGAGGTGATGTACCCGAAGGTGTCGGAATCCGGCCGCAGGTCGACGGGGCCGAACGACGCGACCCCAATCCCCCGGAGCCCGTCGGCGTGCTCGGCGACGAACGCCTGGGCACGCGCGAGTGTCTCCCCCGGAACGCTCGTCGGGAAGGTCGTGACGTCGCGCAGGTCACCCGGCCCCGTCCCGACCGCACACACGAATTTCGTGCCGCCAGCCTCGATCCCGACGTACATCTGCCACCCATCCTTGTCGACTGTTGCCGTACGCATCATTGCGCAACGGACAGGCCACGATGCGACGGTGCCATCAGCAGTGCTCTACGATCGGCGGCATCCGACCAGCTGCCGGAGGCCCGAGGGGCGTTGGGCGATGATCCTGTCAGACCGTTCGATCCGCGAGGAGCTCGAGCGCGGGCGCATCGTCATCGACCCGCTGGCCGACGACGCCGTCCAGCCGTCGAGCGTCGACCTGCGCGTCGACTCCAGCTTCCGGGTGTTCGCCAACCACCGGTACCCCTACATCGACGTGCGCGAGCGCCAGCCCGACCTGACCGAGCTGATCAAGGTCCCCGACGACGAGCCATTCGTGCTACACCCGGGCGAGTTCGTCCTCGGCAGCACCCACGAACGTGTCGCGCTGCCCGACGACCTCGTGGCGCGCCTGGAGGGCAAGAGCTCACTGGGCCGGCTGGGGCTGCTCATCCACTCGACCGCAGGGTTCGTCGATGCGGGCTGGGACGGCTGGCTGACCCTCGAGCTGTCCAACGTGGCGACGCTGCCGATCGCCATCTACCCGCGCATGAAGATCGGCCAGCTGGCGTTCTTCCAGCTGTCGACGGCCGCGGACCGTCCGTACGGCACCGCCGAGCTCGGCAGCAAGTACCGGGGGCAGCACGGACCCACCGCAAGCCGCTACTTCGAAAACTTCGCGGAGCCTGGTTCCAGGAAACACGCGTAGGGCCGGCTACGCCGGTCGCAGATCCGGGTTGGTCGAGGTCGGGTCGATCTCCAGACACACGTGAGGCCTGAGGCGCCTCCCGCCCGGCGCCCCAGGCCTCACGTCCCGCCCCCTTCGTCGCCTCCCGTCAGGCACCGAGGGTTCGCGGTCCCGCCACCTCAGGCTGTCGCCAGCATCAGCCGGTGGACCTCCCGGAGGTAGACCGACGAGTACGACACGCCCCGCTCGGCCTCGGTCAGCGCCCGCCGCGCCACCTGCCGGACCGCGTGTCGAAGCGAGTACCCCAGGGCCGTCAGCTTCGCGACGTCCTGTGCCACTGTCAGCGCCATCGTCGTGCCCTCCGCGTTTCGTTGTTGCAGCCACGAAGATGACCGATCAGCGCACGCCTGTCGTCATCAGCATTGGGGAATGTCACGACTGCACCACGGACGCGTCCCATCGCCGTCACCCGAAGGTCGACTGGCTCGTCGACGCAGGCATCGCGCAGGTCTCGACGAGAGCGACAGCCCTCCGCGGGTCAGGACGTTGTCGACGCCTCATCGCCGTTGACGGCGGCGACGGGCAGGAGCGACTCGGCGAGGATGGACGACACGTCGACAACGCGGACCTGGCCCTCGGCGAGGCCGTCCGGGCCGGTGCGGTCCTGCACCGCGTCGTCGAGCATGACCAGGCAGAACGGGCAGGCGGTCGACACGACGTCCGGGTTGAGGGCGAGCGCCTCGTCGATCCGCTCGGTGTTGACACGCTTGCCGATCGTCTCCTCCATGTAGAACCGCGCACCGCCGGCGCCACAGCAGAACCCGCGGTTGCGACAGCGCGGCATCTCGACCGCCTCGAGCCCGGCGACGGCGTCGACGACCGAGCGCGGCTCGTCGTAGACCTCGTTGTGGCGGCCCAGGTAGCACGGGTCGTGGTAGGTCACCCGCGCCACCACGGGCGACTGCGGGTACAGCGTGCCCTCGGCGACGAGGTGGGCGAGCAGCTGGGTGTGGTGGATGACCTCGAAGTGGCCGTCGAGGTCGGGGTACTCGTTGGCGAGCGTGTTGAAGCAGTGGGGACAGGACGCCACGATCCGGACCTTGTCCGCACCCGCCTCGGTCAGCGTCTCGATGGTCTGCTCGGCGAGCATCTGGAACAGGTACTCCACGCCAAGGCGCCGCGCGGGATCGCCGGTGCACGTCTCGGCCTGGCCCAGCACCGCCCAACGCAGGCCCGCCGCGTTGAGCAGGTCGGCGACGTTCTGGGTGGTCTTCTTGGAGCGGTCCTCCAGCGCGCCGGCGCAGCCCACCCAGAACAGGTAGTCGACCTCGTCGGCCGCGACGTCCTCGCCGAGGACCTTGACGTCACGGCCGGCCGCCCACTCCAGCCGCTTCGACGCGCCGAGGCCCCACGGGTCGCCGGAGTTCTCCAGGTTGCGCAGCATCCCTCCGGCCTCGGACGGGAAGGATGACTCCATCTGCGCCTGGTACTGGCGCAGATCCATGATGTGGTCGACGTGCTCGATGTCGACGGGGCACTCCTCTACGCACGCCCCACAGGTCGTGCACGACCACAGCACGTCGTAGTCGATGACCGCGGGCGCGCCCGGGGCGTCCCCGACCAGCGGTGGAACCTCCCCGTTGGTCGCGTCGCCCGACAGCAGCGACGGGCCGCGCTCCCACAGATGGTCGCGCAGGTCCATGATCAGCAGCTTCGGCGACAGCGGCTTGCCGGTGTTCCACGCCGGGCACTGGCTCTGGCAGCGTCCGCACTCAGTGCACGAGTAGAAGTCGAGGAAGCGCTTGACGCCGAACTGCTCGATCGCGCCGACGCCGAGGACCTCGTCCTCGCCCATCTCCTCGATGTCGATCCGCTTCGTCTCAAGCGCACCGAGCGCCTTGGGCTTGCGCGCCAGCGGCACCGTGAACGGGATCGTGAAGACGTGCAGGTGCTTGGAGTGCAGGGTGAACACGGCGAACGCCGTGAACACGGCCAGGT
This window harbors:
- a CDS encoding ROK family protein, yielding MYVGIEAGGTKFVCAVGTGPGDLRDVTTFPTSVPGETLARAQAFVAEHADGLRGIGVASFGPVDLRPDSDTFGYITSTPKPGWRDTDVLTPLREVADVPIGFDTDVNGAALGEARWGAATDVKSCVYVTVGTGIGGGGLLGGQLIHGLLHPEMGHVPVARHPDDTYAGRCPFHRDCLEGLAAGPAIGDRWGTPAHDLAGDELRGAVDLEADYLSQMAATMTYILSPARLIFGGGVMHLDGLLDAMRSRLIDRLNAYLDVPEITEHVNSYVVRPVLGDHAGVLGAIAL
- the dcd gene encoding dCTP deaminase, which gives rise to MILSDRSIREELERGRIVIDPLADDAVQPSSVDLRVDSSFRVFANHRYPYIDVRERQPDLTELIKVPDDEPFVLHPGEFVLGSTHERVALPDDLVARLEGKSSLGRLGLLIHSTAGFVDAGWDGWLTLELSNVATLPIAIYPRMKIGQLAFFQLSTAADRPYGTAELGSKYRGQHGPTASRYFENFAEPGSRKHA
- a CDS encoding (Fe-S)-binding protein, with the protein product MDTLDIVRLVGGLAILGAGAFFGGRRLLYLVRLLGVAQPMPERLAQVRRRWTSLVDEVLGQRKILAWSGVGVLHAFIFWGFIILQSQTVEAVGEVFDPEFAIPLIGTSEWLGFLQDLFTLLVLVGVAGFVLVRLAQAPGRLGRGSRFAGSNLDQGWYVLLFEFALLYSVLILRGVRGADDTLPYPDGAFVSMWVGDRLASLGPDTLHLVGVVALLCHLAVFTAFAVFTLHSKHLHVFTIPFTVPLARKPKALGALETKRIDIEEMGEDEVLGVGAIEQFGVKRFLDFYSCTECGRCQSQCPAWNTGKPLSPKLLIMDLRDHLWERGPSLLSGDATNGEVPPLVGDAPGAPAVIDYDVLWSCTTCGACVEECPVDIEHVDHIMDLRQYQAQMESSFPSEAGGMLRNLENSGDPWGLGASKRLEWAAGRDVKVLGEDVAADEVDYLFWVGCAGALEDRSKKTTQNVADLLNAAGLRWAVLGQAETCTGDPARRLGVEYLFQMLAEQTIETLTEAGADKVRIVASCPHCFNTLANEYPDLDGHFEVIHHTQLLAHLVAEGTLYPQSPVVARVTYHDPCYLGRHNEVYDEPRSVVDAVAGLEAVEMPRCRNRGFCCGAGGARFYMEETIGKRVNTERIDEALALNPDVVSTACPFCLVMLDDAVQDRTGPDGLAEGQVRVVDVSSILAESLLPVAAVNGDEASTTS